From the Solea senegalensis isolate Sse05_10M linkage group LG16, IFAPA_SoseM_1, whole genome shotgun sequence genome, one window contains:
- the tnika gene encoding TRAF2 and NCK interacting kinase a isoform X15, which yields MASDSPARSLDEIDLSALRDPAGIFELVELVGNGTYGQVYKGRHVKTGQLAAIKVMDVTGDEEEEIKAEINMLKKYSHHRNIATYYGAFIKKNPPGVDDQLWLVMEFCGAGSVTDLIKNTKGNSLKEEWTAYICREILRGLTHLHQHKVIHRDIKGQNVLLTENAEVKLVDFGVSAQLDRTVGRRNTFIGTPYWMAPEVIACDENPDATYDFKSDLWSLGITAIEMAEGAPPLCDMHPMRALFLIPRNPAPRLKSKKWSKKFQSFIESCLVKSHSQRPSTEQLLKHPFIRDLPNERQIRIQLKDHIDRTKKKRGERDETEYEYSGSEEEDEEREMGEPSSIINIPGESTLRRDFLRLQLANKERSEAQRRQQLEQQQNEEHKRLLLAERQKRIEEQKEQRRRLEEQQQRERELRKQHEREQRRRYEEMEQLRREEERRHAEREQEYKRKQIEEQRQAERLQRQLQQERAYLVSLQQQQQEGRQAEKKQLYHYKDVINPNDKPAWAKEVEERSKLNRQSSPALQHKVSNRISDPSLPPRSESFSSGGMQPARTPPIHRSIEPQMAHLVPVKTHSSSMSGSQSLQDQTGSALSEGVSAVSPRPEMPRQNSDPTSDNPGPQLRVTGREERDRERDRDRDRNAWLREEDLPPKVPQRTTSISPALVRKNSPNGGADLGPRTGSQLIRASNPDLRRSELSLDAMLQRTSSNSSSSSSPSSQGGSVERRGQPKQDSSPPGANQEAKSKPEEGRESARPSRPADLSALAKELRELRVEEGTRPPVKVTDYSSSSDESESSDEDGETVGHDGTVAVSDIPRIMPAVQGSGESYGGLTEDSLGEAYNSSKDSTQVMREAEERRRGGHTESNGFGSHGNHGNLPDLVQQSHSPSATPTSALQELSDMAEFGISGSKASFTPFVDPRVYQTSPSENDDDDNSAAAMFANELLRQEQARLNEARKISVVNVNPTNIRPHSDTPEIRKYKKRFNSEILCAALWGVNLLVGTENGLMLLDRSGQGKVYNLITRRRFLQMDVLEGLNVLVTISGKKNKLRVYYLSWLRNRILHNDPEVEKKQGWITVGELEGCVHYKVVKYERIKFLVIALKNSVEIYAWAPKPYHKFMAFKSFTELQHRPQLVDLTVEEGQRLKVIYGSSVGFHVVDVDSGNPYDIYIPSHIQSQVTPHAIVVLPKTDGMEMLLCYEDEGVYVNTYGRITKDVVLQWGEMPTSVAYIHSNQIMGWGEKAIEIRSVETGHLDGVFMHKRAQRLKFLCERNDKVFFASVRSGGSSQVFFMTLNRNSMMNW from the exons GGTCGCCATGTTAAGACAGGGCAGCTGGCAGCCATCAAGGTCATGGATGTCACCGGG gatgaggaggaggagattaaAGCGGAAATCAACATGCTGAAGAAGTACAGCCACCATCGGAACATCGCCACCTACTATGGAGCGTTCATCAAGAAAAACCCCCCTGGCGTAGATGACCAGCTATGG ctggtcATGGAGTTCTGTGGAGCCGGCTCAGTGACGGACTTGATCAAGAACACCAAGGGGAACTCTCTAAAGGAGGAGTGGACCGCTTACATCTGCAGAGAGATCCTCCGG GGTCTGACTCATCTCCATCAGCACAAGGTCATCCACCGAGACATCAAGGGACAGAATGTCCTGCTGACGGAGaatgcagaggtcaaactgG tggactttggtgtgtcgGCGCAGCTGGACAGGACAGTAGGTCGCAGGAACACATTTATCGGGACACCGTATTGGATGGCACCAGAGGTCATCGCTTGTGACGAGAACCCCGACGCCACGTATGACTTCAAG AGTGATTTATGGTCACTGGGAATCACCGCGATCGAGATGGCTGAGGGAGCGCCAC CGCTCTGTGACATGCACCCGATGAGGGCGCTCTTCCTCATCCCGCGCAACCCTGCACCCAGACTCAAGTCGAAGAAGTG GTCAAAGAAGTTCCAGTCGTTCATAGAGAGCTGCCTGGTGAAGAGCCACAGCCAGAGACCCAGCACGGAGCAGCTGCTCAAGCACCCGTTCATCAGAGACCTGCCCAACGAGAGGCAGATCCGCATCCAGCTGAAGGACCACATCGACCGCAccaagaagaagagaggagaaaggg ATGAGACGGAGTACGAGTACAGCGGcagtgaagaggaggacgaagaaAGAGAAATGGGTGAACCGAG CTCCATCATCAACATCCCCGGCGAGTCGACCTTGAGGCGGGACTTCCTGCGCCTCCAGCTGGCCAATAAGGAGCGCTCCGAGGCGCAGAGGCggcagcagctggagcagcagcagaacgaGGAGCACAAGCGCTTACTGCTGGCTGAGAGACAGAAACGCATCGAGGAGCAGAAGGAGCAGAGGAGGCGGCTGGAGGAG cagcagcagcgcgaaCGTGAGCTGAGGAAGCAGCACGAGAGGGAACAGAGGAGGCGCTATGAGGAAATGGAGCAGCTccgcagagaggaggagaggaggcatGCCGAGAGAGAGCAG GAGTACAAGCGTAAGCAGATCGAGGAGCAGCGGCAAGCGGAGCGGCTACAGAGGCAGCTCCAGCAGGAGAGAGCCTACCTGGTGTctctgcaacagcagcagcaggagggaaGGCAAGCGGAGAAGAAACAGCTTTACCACTACAAAGATGTCATCAATCCTAATGACAAGCCTGCGTGGGCTAAAGAG GTGGAGGAGCGGTCTAAGCTGAACAGGCAGAGCTCGCCAGCGCTGCAGCACAAAGTGTCCAACCGCATCTCtgacccctccctccctccccgaTCCGAGTCCTTCAGCAGCGGGGGCATGCAGCCTGCCCGCACCCCACCCATTCACCGCTCCATCGaaccacag ATGGCTCATCTGGTTCCAGTGAAGACCCACTCCAGCTCCATGTCTGGCTCTCAGTCTCTGCAGGACCAGACGGGCTCAGCCCTGAGTGAGGGTGTGAGCGCAGTGTCCCCGCGGCCCGAGATGCCTCGGCAAAACTCGGACCCCACGTCTGACAACCCCGGACCCCAGCTGCGCGTCACCGGCAGGGAGGAACGCGACCGGGAACGAGACAGGGATCGGGACAGGAATGCTTGGCTGAGAGAGGAGGACCTTCCACCAAAG GTCCCCCAAAGGACCACATCCATCTCCCCAGCTCTCGTCAGGAAGAACTCCCCGAACGGAGGAGCGGATCTAGGCCCTCGCACAGGTTCACAGCTCATACGGGCCAG TAACCCGGACCTGAGACGCTCTGAGCTCTCCTTAGATGCCATGCTGCAAAGAACCTcctccaactcctcctcctcctcctccccttcatcTCAGGGAGGCTCGGTCGAGAGAAGAG GTCAACCCAAGCAGGACTCGTCTCCTCCAGGAGCCAATCAGGAGGCAAAGTCCAAACCGGAAGAGGGCCGTGAATCAGCCAGACCCAGCCGACCTGCT GACCTAAGTGCACTGGCTAAAGAACTCCGAGAACTGAGGGTAGAGGAGGGCACCAGGCCCCCAGTCAAG GTGACCGACTATTCGTCCTCGAGTGACGAGTCAGAGAGCAGCGACGAGGACGGGGAGACGGTGGGTCACGACGGGACCGTTGCTGTTAGTGACATCCCACGCATCAT gccAGCAGTGCAGGGCAGTGGCGAGTCTTATGGAGGGCTGACGGAGGACTCCTTGGGAGAGGCCTATAATAGCTCCAAGGACAGCACTCAAGTGATGAGAGAG gcggaagagaggaggagaggaggtcaCACGGAGAGCAACGGCTTTGGAAGTCACGGCAACCACGGCAACCTCCCCGACTTGGTACAGCAGAGCCACTCCCCCTCAGCTACGCCCACCAGCGCCCTGCAGGAACTTAGTGACATGGCAGAG TTTGGTATTAGTGGCTCGAAAGCATCCTTTACGCCATTTGTCGATCCACGTGTCTATCAGACCTCCCCAAGTGAAAATGACGATGACGACAACTCAGCGGCAG CCATGTTTGCAAACGAGCTGCTGAGGCAGGAGCAGGCCAGACTAAACGAAGCCAGAAAGATCTCCGTGGTCAACGTGAACCCTACCAACATCCGCCCCCACAGCGACACACCCGAGATCCGCAAGTACAAGAAGCGCTTCAACTCTGAGATCCTGTGCGCCGCACTCTGGG gCGTCAACTTACTGGTCGGGACGGAGAATGGCTTGATGCTGCTTGACCGCAGTGGACAGGGGAAAGTGTACAACCTCATCACCAGGCGCCGCTTCCTGCAGATGGACGTGCTGGAGGGTCTCAATGTATTAGTCACAATATCTG ggAAAAAGAACAAGTTGCGCGTCTACTACTTGTCCTGGCTGAGAAACCGAATATTACACAACGACCCTGAGGTGGAAAAGAAGCAGGGCTGGATTACCGTGGGAGAGCTGGAGGGGTGTGTGCATTATAAAGTTG TAAAATACGAGCGGATCAAATTTCTGGTTATCGCTCTGAAGAACTCGGTGGAAATCTACGCCTGGGCTCCCAAACCCTACCACAAGTTTATGGCCTTCAAG tcctTCACTGAGCTGCAGCACCGCCCCCAGCTGGTCGACTTGACGGTGGAGGAAGGTCAGCGGTTAAAAGTCATCTACGGCTCCAGCGTGGGCTTCCATGTCGTCGACGTAGACTCGGGCAACCCTTACGACATCTACATCCCCTcacat ATCCAGAGTCAGGTGACGCCCCACGCCATCGTGGTGCTGCCCAAGACCGACGGGATGGAGATGCTGCTGTGTTACGAGGACGAGGGCGTCTACGTGAACACCTACGGTCGGATCACAAAGGACGTGGTGCTTCAGTGGGGAGAGATGCCTACCTCTGTTG CCTACATTCATTCCAACCAGATTATGGGCTGGGGTGAGAAAGCCATAGAGATCCGCTCTGTGGAAACGGGTCACCTGGACGGCGTCTTTATGCACAAGAGGGCCCAGAGACTCAAGTTCCTCTGCGAGCGGAACGACAAG GTGTTCTTTGCATCGGTGCGTTCGGGAGGCAGCAGCCAAGTTTTCTTCATGACTCTCAACAGAAACTCTATGATGAACTGGTGA
- the tnika gene encoding TRAF2 and NCK interacting kinase a isoform X11, giving the protein MASDSPARSLDEIDLSALRDPAGIFELVELVGNGTYGQVYKGRHVKTGQLAAIKVMDVTGDEEEEIKAEINMLKKYSHHRNIATYYGAFIKKNPPGVDDQLWLVMEFCGAGSVTDLIKNTKGNSLKEEWTAYICREILRGLTHLHQHKVIHRDIKGQNVLLTENAEVKLVDFGVSAQLDRTVGRRNTFIGTPYWMAPEVIACDENPDATYDFKSDLWSLGITAIEMAEGAPPLCDMHPMRALFLIPRNPAPRLKSKKWSKKFQSFIESCLVKSHSQRPSTEQLLKHPFIRDLPNERQIRIQLKDHIDRTKKKRGERDETEYEYSGSEEEDEEREMGEPSSIINIPGESTLRRDFLRLQLANKERSEAQRRQQLEQQQNEEHKRLLLAERQKRIEEQKEQRRRLEEQQQRERELRKQHEREQRRRYEEMEQLRREEERRHAEREQEYKRKQIEEQRQAERLQRQLQQERAYLVSLQQQQQEGRQAEKKQLYHYKDVINPNDKPAWAKEMAHLVPVKTHSSSMSGSQSLQDQTGSALSEGVSAVSPRPEMPRQNSDPTSDNPGPQLRVTGREERDRERDRDRDRNAWLREEDLPPKVPQRTTSISPALVRKNSPNGGADLGPRTGSQLIRASNPDLRRSELSLDAMLQRTSSNSSSSSSPSSQGGSVERRGQPKQDSSPPGANQEAKSKPEEGRESARPSRPASYKKAIDEEELDLSALAKELRELRVEEGTRPPVKVTDYSSSSDESESSDEDGETVGHDGTVAVSDIPRIMPAVQGSGESYGGLTEDSLGEAYNSSKDSTQVMREAEERRRGGHTESNGFGSHGNHGNLPDLVQQSHSPSATPTSALQELSDMAEFGISGSKASFTPFVDPRVYQTSPSENDDDDNSAAAMFANELLRQEQARLNEARKISVVNVNPTNIRPHSDTPEIRKYKKRFNSEILCAALWGVNLLVGTENGLMLLDRSGQGKVYNLITRRRFLQMDVLEGLNVLVTISGKKNKLRVYYLSWLRNRILHNDPEVEKKQGWITVGELEGCVHYKVVKYERIKFLVIALKNSVEIYAWAPKPYHKFMAFKSFTELQHRPQLVDLTVEEGQRLKVIYGSSVGFHVVDVDSGNPYDIYIPSHIKIQSQVTPHAIVVLPKTDGMEMLLCYEDEGVYVNTYGRITKDVVLQWGEMPTSVAYIHSNQIMGWGEKAIEIRSVETGHLDGVFMHKRAQRLKFLCERNDKVFFASVRSGGSSQVFFMTLNRNSMMNW; this is encoded by the exons GGTCGCCATGTTAAGACAGGGCAGCTGGCAGCCATCAAGGTCATGGATGTCACCGGG gatgaggaggaggagattaaAGCGGAAATCAACATGCTGAAGAAGTACAGCCACCATCGGAACATCGCCACCTACTATGGAGCGTTCATCAAGAAAAACCCCCCTGGCGTAGATGACCAGCTATGG ctggtcATGGAGTTCTGTGGAGCCGGCTCAGTGACGGACTTGATCAAGAACACCAAGGGGAACTCTCTAAAGGAGGAGTGGACCGCTTACATCTGCAGAGAGATCCTCCGG GGTCTGACTCATCTCCATCAGCACAAGGTCATCCACCGAGACATCAAGGGACAGAATGTCCTGCTGACGGAGaatgcagaggtcaaactgG tggactttggtgtgtcgGCGCAGCTGGACAGGACAGTAGGTCGCAGGAACACATTTATCGGGACACCGTATTGGATGGCACCAGAGGTCATCGCTTGTGACGAGAACCCCGACGCCACGTATGACTTCAAG AGTGATTTATGGTCACTGGGAATCACCGCGATCGAGATGGCTGAGGGAGCGCCAC CGCTCTGTGACATGCACCCGATGAGGGCGCTCTTCCTCATCCCGCGCAACCCTGCACCCAGACTCAAGTCGAAGAAGTG GTCAAAGAAGTTCCAGTCGTTCATAGAGAGCTGCCTGGTGAAGAGCCACAGCCAGAGACCCAGCACGGAGCAGCTGCTCAAGCACCCGTTCATCAGAGACCTGCCCAACGAGAGGCAGATCCGCATCCAGCTGAAGGACCACATCGACCGCAccaagaagaagagaggagaaaggg ATGAGACGGAGTACGAGTACAGCGGcagtgaagaggaggacgaagaaAGAGAAATGGGTGAACCGAG CTCCATCATCAACATCCCCGGCGAGTCGACCTTGAGGCGGGACTTCCTGCGCCTCCAGCTGGCCAATAAGGAGCGCTCCGAGGCGCAGAGGCggcagcagctggagcagcagcagaacgaGGAGCACAAGCGCTTACTGCTGGCTGAGAGACAGAAACGCATCGAGGAGCAGAAGGAGCAGAGGAGGCGGCTGGAGGAG cagcagcagcgcgaaCGTGAGCTGAGGAAGCAGCACGAGAGGGAACAGAGGAGGCGCTATGAGGAAATGGAGCAGCTccgcagagaggaggagaggaggcatGCCGAGAGAGAGCAG GAGTACAAGCGTAAGCAGATCGAGGAGCAGCGGCAAGCGGAGCGGCTACAGAGGCAGCTCCAGCAGGAGAGAGCCTACCTGGTGTctctgcaacagcagcagcaggagggaaGGCAAGCGGAGAAGAAACAGCTTTACCACTACAAAGATGTCATCAATCCTAATGACAAGCCTGCGTGGGCTAAAGAG ATGGCTCATCTGGTTCCAGTGAAGACCCACTCCAGCTCCATGTCTGGCTCTCAGTCTCTGCAGGACCAGACGGGCTCAGCCCTGAGTGAGGGTGTGAGCGCAGTGTCCCCGCGGCCCGAGATGCCTCGGCAAAACTCGGACCCCACGTCTGACAACCCCGGACCCCAGCTGCGCGTCACCGGCAGGGAGGAACGCGACCGGGAACGAGACAGGGATCGGGACAGGAATGCTTGGCTGAGAGAGGAGGACCTTCCACCAAAG GTCCCCCAAAGGACCACATCCATCTCCCCAGCTCTCGTCAGGAAGAACTCCCCGAACGGAGGAGCGGATCTAGGCCCTCGCACAGGTTCACAGCTCATACGGGCCAG TAACCCGGACCTGAGACGCTCTGAGCTCTCCTTAGATGCCATGCTGCAAAGAACCTcctccaactcctcctcctcctcctccccttcatcTCAGGGAGGCTCGGTCGAGAGAAGAG GTCAACCCAAGCAGGACTCGTCTCCTCCAGGAGCCAATCAGGAGGCAAAGTCCAAACCGGAAGAGGGCCGTGAATCAGCCAGACCCAGCCGACCTGCT AGCTATAAGAAAGCCATAGATGAG GAGGAGCTG GACCTAAGTGCACTGGCTAAAGAACTCCGAGAACTGAGGGTAGAGGAGGGCACCAGGCCCCCAGTCAAG GTGACCGACTATTCGTCCTCGAGTGACGAGTCAGAGAGCAGCGACGAGGACGGGGAGACGGTGGGTCACGACGGGACCGTTGCTGTTAGTGACATCCCACGCATCAT gccAGCAGTGCAGGGCAGTGGCGAGTCTTATGGAGGGCTGACGGAGGACTCCTTGGGAGAGGCCTATAATAGCTCCAAGGACAGCACTCAAGTGATGAGAGAG gcggaagagaggaggagaggaggtcaCACGGAGAGCAACGGCTTTGGAAGTCACGGCAACCACGGCAACCTCCCCGACTTGGTACAGCAGAGCCACTCCCCCTCAGCTACGCCCACCAGCGCCCTGCAGGAACTTAGTGACATGGCAGAG TTTGGTATTAGTGGCTCGAAAGCATCCTTTACGCCATTTGTCGATCCACGTGTCTATCAGACCTCCCCAAGTGAAAATGACGATGACGACAACTCAGCGGCAG CCATGTTTGCAAACGAGCTGCTGAGGCAGGAGCAGGCCAGACTAAACGAAGCCAGAAAGATCTCCGTGGTCAACGTGAACCCTACCAACATCCGCCCCCACAGCGACACACCCGAGATCCGCAAGTACAAGAAGCGCTTCAACTCTGAGATCCTGTGCGCCGCACTCTGGG gCGTCAACTTACTGGTCGGGACGGAGAATGGCTTGATGCTGCTTGACCGCAGTGGACAGGGGAAAGTGTACAACCTCATCACCAGGCGCCGCTTCCTGCAGATGGACGTGCTGGAGGGTCTCAATGTATTAGTCACAATATCTG ggAAAAAGAACAAGTTGCGCGTCTACTACTTGTCCTGGCTGAGAAACCGAATATTACACAACGACCCTGAGGTGGAAAAGAAGCAGGGCTGGATTACCGTGGGAGAGCTGGAGGGGTGTGTGCATTATAAAGTTG TAAAATACGAGCGGATCAAATTTCTGGTTATCGCTCTGAAGAACTCGGTGGAAATCTACGCCTGGGCTCCCAAACCCTACCACAAGTTTATGGCCTTCAAG tcctTCACTGAGCTGCAGCACCGCCCCCAGCTGGTCGACTTGACGGTGGAGGAAGGTCAGCGGTTAAAAGTCATCTACGGCTCCAGCGTGGGCTTCCATGTCGTCGACGTAGACTCGGGCAACCCTTACGACATCTACATCCCCTcacat ATAAAG ATCCAGAGTCAGGTGACGCCCCACGCCATCGTGGTGCTGCCCAAGACCGACGGGATGGAGATGCTGCTGTGTTACGAGGACGAGGGCGTCTACGTGAACACCTACGGTCGGATCACAAAGGACGTGGTGCTTCAGTGGGGAGAGATGCCTACCTCTGTTG CCTACATTCATTCCAACCAGATTATGGGCTGGGGTGAGAAAGCCATAGAGATCCGCTCTGTGGAAACGGGTCACCTGGACGGCGTCTTTATGCACAAGAGGGCCCAGAGACTCAAGTTCCTCTGCGAGCGGAACGACAAG GTGTTCTTTGCATCGGTGCGTTCGGGAGGCAGCAGCCAAGTTTTCTTCATGACTCTCAACAGAAACTCTATGATGAACTGGTGA
- the tnika gene encoding TRAF2 and NCK interacting kinase a isoform X20 yields MASDSPARSLDEIDLSALRDPAGIFELVELVGNGTYGQVYKGRHVKTGQLAAIKVMDVTGDEEEEIKAEINMLKKYSHHRNIATYYGAFIKKNPPGVDDQLWLVMEFCGAGSVTDLIKNTKGNSLKEEWTAYICREILRGLTHLHQHKVIHRDIKGQNVLLTENAEVKLVDFGVSAQLDRTVGRRNTFIGTPYWMAPEVIACDENPDATYDFKSDLWSLGITAIEMAEGAPPLCDMHPMRALFLIPRNPAPRLKSKKWSKKFQSFIESCLVKSHSQRPSTEQLLKHPFIRDLPNERQIRIQLKDHIDRTKKKRGERDETEYEYSGSEEEDEEREMGEPSSIINIPGESTLRRDFLRLQLANKERSEAQRRQQLEQQQNEEHKRLLLAERQKRIEEQKEQRRRLEEQQQRERELRKQHEREQRRRYEEMEQLRREEERRHAEREQEYKRKQIEEQRQAERLQRQLQQERAYLVSLQQQQQEGRQAEKKQLYHYKDVINPNDKPAWAKEMAHLVPVKTHSSSMSGSQSLQDQTGSALSEGVSAVSPRPEMPRQNSDPTSDNPGPQLRVTGREERDRERDRDRDRNAWLREEDLPPKVPQRTTSISPALVRKNSPNGGADLGPRTGSQLIRASNPDLRRSELSLDAMLQRTSSNSSSSSSPSSQGGSVERRGQPKQDSSPPGANQEAKSKPEEGRESARPSRPADLSALAKELRELRVEEGTRPPVKVTDYSSSSDESESSDEDGETVGHDGTVAVSDIPRIMPAVQGSGESYGGLTEDSLGEAYNSSKDSTQVMREAEERRRGGHTESNGFGSHGNHGNLPDLVQQSHSPSATPTSALQELSDMAEFGISGSKASFTPFVDPRVYQTSPSENDDDDNSAAAMFANELLRQEQARLNEARKISVVNVNPTNIRPHSDTPEIRKYKKRFNSEILCAALWGVNLLVGTENGLMLLDRSGQGKVYNLITRRRFLQMDVLEGLNVLVTISGKKNKLRVYYLSWLRNRILHNDPEVEKKQGWITVGELEGCVHYKVVKYERIKFLVIALKNSVEIYAWAPKPYHKFMAFKSFTELQHRPQLVDLTVEEGQRLKVIYGSSVGFHVVDVDSGNPYDIYIPSHIQSQVTPHAIVVLPKTDGMEMLLCYEDEGVYVNTYGRITKDVVLQWGEMPTSVAYIHSNQIMGWGEKAIEIRSVETGHLDGVFMHKRAQRLKFLCERNDKVFFASVRSGGSSQVFFMTLNRNSMMNW; encoded by the exons GGTCGCCATGTTAAGACAGGGCAGCTGGCAGCCATCAAGGTCATGGATGTCACCGGG gatgaggaggaggagattaaAGCGGAAATCAACATGCTGAAGAAGTACAGCCACCATCGGAACATCGCCACCTACTATGGAGCGTTCATCAAGAAAAACCCCCCTGGCGTAGATGACCAGCTATGG ctggtcATGGAGTTCTGTGGAGCCGGCTCAGTGACGGACTTGATCAAGAACACCAAGGGGAACTCTCTAAAGGAGGAGTGGACCGCTTACATCTGCAGAGAGATCCTCCGG GGTCTGACTCATCTCCATCAGCACAAGGTCATCCACCGAGACATCAAGGGACAGAATGTCCTGCTGACGGAGaatgcagaggtcaaactgG tggactttggtgtgtcgGCGCAGCTGGACAGGACAGTAGGTCGCAGGAACACATTTATCGGGACACCGTATTGGATGGCACCAGAGGTCATCGCTTGTGACGAGAACCCCGACGCCACGTATGACTTCAAG AGTGATTTATGGTCACTGGGAATCACCGCGATCGAGATGGCTGAGGGAGCGCCAC CGCTCTGTGACATGCACCCGATGAGGGCGCTCTTCCTCATCCCGCGCAACCCTGCACCCAGACTCAAGTCGAAGAAGTG GTCAAAGAAGTTCCAGTCGTTCATAGAGAGCTGCCTGGTGAAGAGCCACAGCCAGAGACCCAGCACGGAGCAGCTGCTCAAGCACCCGTTCATCAGAGACCTGCCCAACGAGAGGCAGATCCGCATCCAGCTGAAGGACCACATCGACCGCAccaagaagaagagaggagaaaggg ATGAGACGGAGTACGAGTACAGCGGcagtgaagaggaggacgaagaaAGAGAAATGGGTGAACCGAG CTCCATCATCAACATCCCCGGCGAGTCGACCTTGAGGCGGGACTTCCTGCGCCTCCAGCTGGCCAATAAGGAGCGCTCCGAGGCGCAGAGGCggcagcagctggagcagcagcagaacgaGGAGCACAAGCGCTTACTGCTGGCTGAGAGACAGAAACGCATCGAGGAGCAGAAGGAGCAGAGGAGGCGGCTGGAGGAG cagcagcagcgcgaaCGTGAGCTGAGGAAGCAGCACGAGAGGGAACAGAGGAGGCGCTATGAGGAAATGGAGCAGCTccgcagagaggaggagaggaggcatGCCGAGAGAGAGCAG GAGTACAAGCGTAAGCAGATCGAGGAGCAGCGGCAAGCGGAGCGGCTACAGAGGCAGCTCCAGCAGGAGAGAGCCTACCTGGTGTctctgcaacagcagcagcaggagggaaGGCAAGCGGAGAAGAAACAGCTTTACCACTACAAAGATGTCATCAATCCTAATGACAAGCCTGCGTGGGCTAAAGAG ATGGCTCATCTGGTTCCAGTGAAGACCCACTCCAGCTCCATGTCTGGCTCTCAGTCTCTGCAGGACCAGACGGGCTCAGCCCTGAGTGAGGGTGTGAGCGCAGTGTCCCCGCGGCCCGAGATGCCTCGGCAAAACTCGGACCCCACGTCTGACAACCCCGGACCCCAGCTGCGCGTCACCGGCAGGGAGGAACGCGACCGGGAACGAGACAGGGATCGGGACAGGAATGCTTGGCTGAGAGAGGAGGACCTTCCACCAAAG GTCCCCCAAAGGACCACATCCATCTCCCCAGCTCTCGTCAGGAAGAACTCCCCGAACGGAGGAGCGGATCTAGGCCCTCGCACAGGTTCACAGCTCATACGGGCCAG TAACCCGGACCTGAGACGCTCTGAGCTCTCCTTAGATGCCATGCTGCAAAGAACCTcctccaactcctcctcctcctcctccccttcatcTCAGGGAGGCTCGGTCGAGAGAAGAG GTCAACCCAAGCAGGACTCGTCTCCTCCAGGAGCCAATCAGGAGGCAAAGTCCAAACCGGAAGAGGGCCGTGAATCAGCCAGACCCAGCCGACCTGCT GACCTAAGTGCACTGGCTAAAGAACTCCGAGAACTGAGGGTAGAGGAGGGCACCAGGCCCCCAGTCAAG GTGACCGACTATTCGTCCTCGAGTGACGAGTCAGAGAGCAGCGACGAGGACGGGGAGACGGTGGGTCACGACGGGACCGTTGCTGTTAGTGACATCCCACGCATCAT gccAGCAGTGCAGGGCAGTGGCGAGTCTTATGGAGGGCTGACGGAGGACTCCTTGGGAGAGGCCTATAATAGCTCCAAGGACAGCACTCAAGTGATGAGAGAG gcggaagagaggaggagaggaggtcaCACGGAGAGCAACGGCTTTGGAAGTCACGGCAACCACGGCAACCTCCCCGACTTGGTACAGCAGAGCCACTCCCCCTCAGCTACGCCCACCAGCGCCCTGCAGGAACTTAGTGACATGGCAGAG TTTGGTATTAGTGGCTCGAAAGCATCCTTTACGCCATTTGTCGATCCACGTGTCTATCAGACCTCCCCAAGTGAAAATGACGATGACGACAACTCAGCGGCAG CCATGTTTGCAAACGAGCTGCTGAGGCAGGAGCAGGCCAGACTAAACGAAGCCAGAAAGATCTCCGTGGTCAACGTGAACCCTACCAACATCCGCCCCCACAGCGACACACCCGAGATCCGCAAGTACAAGAAGCGCTTCAACTCTGAGATCCTGTGCGCCGCACTCTGGG gCGTCAACTTACTGGTCGGGACGGAGAATGGCTTGATGCTGCTTGACCGCAGTGGACAGGGGAAAGTGTACAACCTCATCACCAGGCGCCGCTTCCTGCAGATGGACGTGCTGGAGGGTCTCAATGTATTAGTCACAATATCTG ggAAAAAGAACAAGTTGCGCGTCTACTACTTGTCCTGGCTGAGAAACCGAATATTACACAACGACCCTGAGGTGGAAAAGAAGCAGGGCTGGATTACCGTGGGAGAGCTGGAGGGGTGTGTGCATTATAAAGTTG TAAAATACGAGCGGATCAAATTTCTGGTTATCGCTCTGAAGAACTCGGTGGAAATCTACGCCTGGGCTCCCAAACCCTACCACAAGTTTATGGCCTTCAAG tcctTCACTGAGCTGCAGCACCGCCCCCAGCTGGTCGACTTGACGGTGGAGGAAGGTCAGCGGTTAAAAGTCATCTACGGCTCCAGCGTGGGCTTCCATGTCGTCGACGTAGACTCGGGCAACCCTTACGACATCTACATCCCCTcacat ATCCAGAGTCAGGTGACGCCCCACGCCATCGTGGTGCTGCCCAAGACCGACGGGATGGAGATGCTGCTGTGTTACGAGGACGAGGGCGTCTACGTGAACACCTACGGTCGGATCACAAAGGACGTGGTGCTTCAGTGGGGAGAGATGCCTACCTCTGTTG CCTACATTCATTCCAACCAGATTATGGGCTGGGGTGAGAAAGCCATAGAGATCCGCTCTGTGGAAACGGGTCACCTGGACGGCGTCTTTATGCACAAGAGGGCCCAGAGACTCAAGTTCCTCTGCGAGCGGAACGACAAG GTGTTCTTTGCATCGGTGCGTTCGGGAGGCAGCAGCCAAGTTTTCTTCATGACTCTCAACAGAAACTCTATGATGAACTGGTGA